In Coffea arabica cultivar ET-39 chromosome 9e, Coffea Arabica ET-39 HiFi, whole genome shotgun sequence, the genomic window TGATGCTTGCAGTATTGTACAAGTTTTATGTGcacttgattttcttttgagAATTTGCTACTACCATTATGTTACCGACATATTTGTTACTAGCATTATGTTGCCAACATTATTCTGAAGCCAAGTTTTGCATCTTTTTAATCAATAAAAGTGCTATGGGGCAAAGTGCTATTTTCTTAAATCATATATGTTTACTTAAAAATTTGATGTGGGAAACCTGAGTCATGAGATGGGCCAATTTGTTTTTATAGAGATTATGGACACATTCAAGTTGTCCAGTTGTCTCCCTTGTTTATTGGGATACACTTCATAGTTCCTGTTAGATTTGTTCACCAGAAAAGTTTTCTAGTCCTGAATTGTCTATTTCTTCGGACGTCATGAAGTATGTCTACTTGAGGAAGCCTGGAATTAAAGCTGCTAATAATggttttgaactttgtttgtcTTGGGATGGAAGGGATGGTTTGATTTTGAAGTGTAAGAGGTTGGGACAGAATAATCTGAACTTGTGGAAAAGAGAGGACGTGCAGGTTAGAAGACAGCTAGAATAAGGATTTTGATTGGAGCTGTACAGTTTAGAAGAGAAGATGTAAGAAGAAATCCTAGGATGCATTTATGTTCCAAGACAAGTTTAGGTCAAGCATTCAAGGGCCATATGAATCCCTTTTGCAAGTTATTGGCAGAGCACGAGTCATACCACATTAAAACTATGCAAAGCTAATCTATAGATAAGGACCCTGATACAAAAACTTGCTAGATTATTCTACAATGCTTTTCTACCATTCAACGCTTTTCTACCATTCCTAAAGGAACACCTAAAACTTCACCTCATGAAATGAGGTACGTGCTGGAAATCTGGAATCTAGATTCACGGCAAATAAGTAGTATGAGGATGTCTGACTTAGAAGTAATAAGATTCATCCTAGCTTAATTTGATCAACAATATCAAAATTCGAATAAAAAGTAGTAGTAAAACCTTTGTCTAAACtgcttccttcattttctttgtattaCTTTTCATGAACCTTTAATAGACTCTCTTAGCCCCTTGTTATCTTTAAATCACCTCTTGAATTTACCATTGGatctaaaatacaaaaaatgtaGTACTTTATGCAAGCAAATTTTTTTGATAGGCAACGGGTGGAAGATAGTTctgagaccaaaaaaaaaaaaaaaagtactgtgCATGGCTATGAATTGTCTGTGCTGACATAGTGACGGAATTTTCATCTTGGCTTGTTcttgttttggaccaaaaaaaaatagatattaTGGCTGTAAAAACTTGGGTGTTTCATTCTGCTGCTTCAAAAAATAGTGTTGCTGGGGAAGAGTACTTTAGCTTCTCATGCCAAGTTTGTATTATCTAGTATCCTACTTATCTTATACAATATCTTTCCTGAGTTTTAAAGCTATTGGTAATAGCGGCTTTTTTGTGCCGCACAGTAGGCAAGAATTGGAAGTGATGCACTTTTGGCTGTGATTCCAGATCCAGTTACATGTTTTTCAACTGCAAAGTATTCTCaaactcaagtattcaaagTCTTTCCCAGCTCCAGCTTGCTCATTGTTGATTGGATAACTAGTGGCCGTTATGGAAGAGGTGAAAAGTGGGATTTTGAACTTTACAAGAGCACTAACAACATTTTTCTAGATGCTGATGAGCCTTTGTTTCTTGACACGGTATTGTCAACCTGAATCCATGTTTTTTAACTATGCTAGCATCATTGTATACTAAGCGTGTGATATTGAAGAGAGTGGTGAAACTGAAGTATTTTAATCTTataagaaatttttattttttgaactatTGCTTGCAAGAGATTCATGTCAATCTTGAATATCTTTAGATTTTTGTAGAatgttgtatttttttttttttttttaattgctttCGAGCTTTCAACCTGTGGTCATTTAATGTCCTTTTAATCAATTTATGCATATACAGGCCTTAATCCTGGGAATATATGTCATGTTGGACAATAGAATATTGTAATCATGACAACTGCAGTTTACAGGAACATGGTAAATTAATTTTGTCAAACAACTTTGAGCAAATGTCGATTAGATGCCTTAATGATAGGAAACATCTTTGAGATgaattccccaaaaaaaaaaaagatcttttGGATGAAATTGCTTTATTCTGATGGACTGAGCCTGGAGAATGTGTTTCTCCATAGCAATTAATGTTGATATTAGTTGAAATAATCAAATGCAAACATCTCATGGAGATACAAGCTTCAGATCTTCAAACTGATTTACTTGGAACTTCAGTGCACTTTTTGAACTTTGACTTGCTTAAAGATCATCTAGCACTTTGGCATGCACAGGTGTTATGTTACCCAGTCTTCTATTGTCTTCAACATGGAGATCATTtagctaattttttttcctctatcaggaatcttttgttttcctttttcacacATGAATAAGCATTAGTTGTTGGTGAAGTCTCAGAATGCTCTCTCATTTGGGTTTCTTGACTCCCTTGCGTTGGGAGACTCTTGCTTTTGATATTTTCTATACATCCGACTCTAAAACAaactcattttgttttctttacatcTGAACTAATTAGAGAATGTTGATCCAAGAATGGTTACCTTTAATTCAGTTCTCTTCTCTGAAGTTTTTCCTTCTACAAGATTGACTCTGTTGTAACTAGATGATGGTTATCCTTCTCATTTAAATTGCTCCGATTGTTTCACTTTGATCACAGATATTGCTAGAGCAGGGAAGGTATAGCAGTATTGCTGAACGGATGCAAGATTATCAAGTAATTGCAATGGTTATACTTTTGGGGTATGTGTTGACTCGATGAATTAATTTAACCAGTACTTTTATTCTTTATATGATTATTTCCTTTCCTCTACTTAATCTTGGTTATCTGAGGGACTACAAATCTTTTTAATTTTAGGCCAAAGCTGAAGTTCATTCAAGACCAAATTCAGGAAAATGTGAAAAACTTGATGTCTCAGCAATTACGTATTCCTTCAGGTAGCTCTGGACGATATGGAGATATCGATGACAATCGTTTCTTCACCAGACCGAGCTTTTTGGCCTCCTGCAGCGTCTTTGGTCCAAAGGTAGATTTTTTTCACATGGGTGTTAGTTTTCTTGCAATGGTAGGCTCTTTTTACAGTCAATATTCAATAGGTTCTGTTCCAAGGAAATTTTATTTTAGTGTTTGTTTAATTCCACTGACTAATCTGCAAGGCTTTGCATTTACAATTGCAGTCAGGGTCTTCTACTAGTCGTGTCATATATGCTTGAAGATCCTCATGGAATTTTTAATGTCTTTGGATAGCTCTTTGAGAATCTTATACTAATCAGTGGGTTACACGACATAAGCAAGTATATTGCATGATTTTGCTATTAGGCATTGtggtatatatttttttcttttatatcttAATCTTTCATGGATCATTGTATGCCTTGTGGAAGCTTGATTTATGTAAATTTTGCCTTTCTCCATTACATGCACAGATGGTTAGACTTGAAGATTGACAAGCTTTCCACCTTACAGTCATGCTTTCTCTTGAACTCCTTATTGTAAAAAATGCTTCTTTTCTTAAACTGAAGTAACATTTTCTGTAAGAATGTTTGGCATAGCTTCTGAAATTTCTGCTTCCTCTATACTGACATTGATGTAGTGAAAATTCCATCTCTGCATCGTCAAGTCAGGGAAATTTTAGCATTTGTACAAATTGTTTCATGCGTCAAATTTTGTTTAACTAAATATACATGTTACATTCTTCATTTGAAGACATGCCAACTCCTTCCTGTTTTTCGCAGGGAAGAGGTGTTGTGGTTCGAATTGCTGCAATGACGACTGAGTCAGTCTACAGTTTTCTTCAATGTCAGTTGTCTGGCCTGGACTCACTGCTTGGTGTGGCGCCATATCGATGATTGCGGAGGGCCTTTTTGTGGCTtaggaaacatcataaagtcaTCCGAGATACTGAAAGAGGCTAATTGCTCTGTTTGTACTTTTTTCCTTCTAAAGAAGATTCTCTTAATTAAGTGGTAATATAATCTATGATATTGTATCTGGCACATTTTCAACTTCTATTATAGTGCCTAATCCTGGTTGCAAAATTTGTAGTGGGGATAATTTTATAAACCTCCCTTTCTAACAATTTTGCGTAGCGCCCCTGATGTTTTGAGTGCTGTAATAATGTAAACTCCTATCACAATAAGTGATATTAAAAGGCTGTGGGAAATGTAGGCAAGTGATATCAAAGTCAAGTATTCATAGCTTACCCTTTTGAGTCAGACATgaaaatgagttatattttttACCCAAAATTGGGCATTTaaatgtttcaaaatttggaaaaaggaaTGGCCCTCATCAGCTTGAAAGCAAAAGTACATGTAAAGAACATGTAAAGAAGTCTCGAGGAAAAATAGTCTTGTTGAGATATTTCCCCGCCCTGCCAGTACAACACCACTAAAAATTCATTACCTAACGGACAATCAAGAAGAAGGTTGCAATCTTGCTTAGAGAACATGCATGCACCATTAAGTCCCTGAACTCAGGGGACTCATGTACTGAGCCTTGATCTTTTTAGCGCAACGAGAACATCTTGTATGCTGCTTCTCTCTTTTGGAGACTCCATCGTGCAGCCCAAAGCAACTTTCATGATTGAGGCTATGCACCTTTGCTTTTCACCAAAATATTCATCACTCTCCTTTAGCAAATTAGCATCGATGACATTAGCTAATCCATTAGGTATTGAATTAGCCACCCAGCTCTTCAGActcaaattttcattaatttatAGGGAAAAAAGTCCCAGTGACCCTCAAACTATTAATCGGATAAACTTTTGGCCctcaaacaattaaaagtaaactTTTGACCCTTGATCTATCTAAAGTATAAAATATTAGACCTTCTGTCAAATTCAGCAGTTAATACCAACGGAAATTATGACCACGTGAGACGCATGCCAAAATACAAATGGCATTTTTGTCCACAATGAGCTGTGTTCCACTCGGTAAAATGGGACTTCTTCCCGAACAAAGagttgaacaaagaaaaactccATTGCAACCAAAGAA contains:
- the LOC113709304 gene encoding urease accessory protein D isoform X2 gives rise to the protein MLFGFTLSLMVVELCRYAHSPFPCIKRCGDAIKCDISVGDGCTTVLTTQASTKVYKSVESKCSEQVLEARIGSDALLAVIPDPVTCFSTAKYSQTQVFKVFPSSSLLIVDWITSGRYGRGEKWDFELYKSTNNIFLDADEPLFLDTILLEQGRYSSIAERMQDYQVIAMVILLGPKLKFIQDQIQENVKNLMSQQLRIPSGSSGRYGDIDDNRFFTRPSFLASCSVFGPKGRGVVVRIAAMTTESVYSFLQCQLSGLDSLLGVAPYR
- the LOC113709304 gene encoding urease accessory protein D isoform X1, giving the protein METGKVVVERVGGKSAAIHCYSKYPLKFIIPNKVGPSQIDAVWIYTITYGGGIVSGDAIKCDISVGDGCTTVLTTQASTKVYKSVESKCSEQVLEARIGSDALLAVIPDPVTCFSTAKYSQTQVFKVFPSSSLLIVDWITSGRYGRGEKWDFELYKSTNNIFLDADEPLFLDTILLEQGRYSSIAERMQDYQVIAMVILLGPKLKFIQDQIQENVKNLMSQQLRIPSGSSGRYGDIDDNRFFTRPSFLASCSVFGPKGRGVVVRIAAMTTESVYSFLQCQLSGLDSLLGVAPYR